GCTCATTGCAGATTAAAGCCCTGATTGGTGCCGTATTCCTTGATGTCCTTCTGCCACAGCCCGATTCCTTCCATCAGCGTGATCTTGGGTCCGGGATCCTGTGGCAAGGTCAGCGAGCTGCCATCCGGATTGGTCTGTCCGGCATCGATGCGGTCTTGGACATTCTGTACAGAACGTGCTGCGGTCGACCATTTATAGGACTGTCCGACCGTCGTCTTGAAATCACCTCGTGCATAGACCTCGAAGGGCAGATACTGGTAACCGACCGACACGGTTTCGGCGGCATGCGAAAGCACGCGGTTGAATTGCTGCCCGCCAAAATACGGTATGTCGATGCCGCGTGAATCCCGTATCGTGGTCTTCGTCAGGAACGCATGGCTGTTCAGCGTCGCCTTGTCTGCGGGGAACGCGCCGCCGTCGACACGCTTGGCGATGCCGGACCGGTCGAGGCAGACATAGCGTATGAAACGCATTGCGGCTTCCGGCTTGCGCGTAAAGTGCAAAACAGCAAGCGCCGAACCACCGTTTTCCGAATTGGTCCGCGTCCCATCCGCCGTCGGCATGGGCGCCACACGCCAGAGCCCCGCGCCATCCGGAACATCGGAAAGCAACAGCGACGGCATCCACGCCCCTGTGAACACGGAGGCGACACTACCGCAGGCAAGCGCGTTCTTCCATCCGTCCGACCAGGTGTTGAGCTGAGTATTGATCAGGCCCTCATCAATCATTTTCTGCCAGAATGCACTGAAATTCTGAGTTCCCGTATCGTCAACGAGATCAACGGTAACGGTTTTCCCGTCACCAGTGGTGTGGAACGGCCGTCCGCCGTTAAGCCAGATCATGGCATTATAAAAACTCGCATCACCGGAATCGGCGGCGATATAGACGCCTATCGCCTTGAGTTTTTTGGCCGCCTCATAGTAATCGTTCCAGGTATGGATCTGCGAGGCGTCGACGCCCGCCTGACGGAAGACGTCATCGTTATAGAAGAACGCCATCGGCCCGGAATCCATCGGCACCCCGTAGACCCGGCCGTTGGTGTGCACGCTCGACCACGTGCCGGGCGTGTAGTTGTCGCCAAAATCCTGCGTGGCATCGGTGATGTCGCGCAGCTGACCGCTTACGGCATACTGCGGCAGAGCGAAATACTCGAGCTGCACCACGTCGGGCACGTTGTAGCCGTCCTGGATGGCGGAGTTGAGGTTGTCGTAGCCGCTGGTGGATTTGATGACCACACGGATGTCGGGGTTGGCCTTTTCAAAATCGCGGGCCTCGGCCTGCATGCCGGGCTCCCACGACCAGACCGTGATGACGGTACGGTCGTCCTGCGTTCCGCAGGCTGCCGTCGCGGCGAGCATGAGAAACGAGCATATCGCCGCAAGCAGTTTCAGATGCCGCCGTGATTTCATGTATGTCGCTCCTTACCGATCCCGTCATTCACCAACGACACTACGCCATGGCCGAAACCGCTCAAAGCGTTGATGGGTGCCGGTGGTCTATTCGCCATCGGCACCCATCAACGCTGAGAGCCCTCAATGCAAGGTCGCATCAACCATAGGTTCGCAACTCTCTACTCCACTTGGAAGCCTTGCTGCTTGGCATAGGATTTCAGATTCTTTTGCCATGCAGCCAGCCCCGTGCTCAAAGGCTGATGCTGAGTGAAGGACTTCCCCATGTAATCGCCGAACTTGGCACGCGTATAGACCTCGAACGGAGTCCACTGGAAGCCTTTATGCACCAGCTTGGCGCCTTCGGCCAACACAGCGTTGTACTTCTCCCCGCCGAAGTAATTGATCGGCGTGCCGTCAGAGTTTTTCACAGTGGTGGCATTCAGGAACTTGCTGGATTTCATCGTCTTGACGTCGGATGGGAATGCCCCTCCGTCGACACGCGCGTCGATGCCTTCACGATCATGGTTTGCGAATTCGATGAACTTGAAAGCGGCATCGGCCTTTTTGCTCGTAGAGATGACCGCCAAGGAAGAGCCACCCAGCTCAGCGTTGACCTTGCTGCCGTCTGGCGTCACCATCGGCAGGACACGCCACTTGCCCGCAGCGGCGGGAGCCGAATTGGCGAAATTGGCGGGCATCCAGGCGCCGGTCAGCTGGGAGGCGATGGTTCCATCGACAAATCCCTTGAACCAGTCCTCGCTCCACGCAACCGTCTTGGTGTCGATGAGATCCTCGGAAATCATCTTCTGCCAGAAATCGATGAACTTCTTGGTTCCCGCATCCCCGGTAAGGTTGATGCCGATCTTCGACCCATCGGCGGACAGCTTGAACGGCCTGCCGCCTGCAAGCCAGCTCATGGTCTCAAGCATGCTGGCGTCGCCGGAATCGGAGGTGATGTACGCGCCCACGGCCCTCAGCTTTTTTGCGGCCTGATAGTAGTCGTCCCAGGTCTTGATCTGCGTGGCATCGACACCGGCCTTATCGAATTCCTCTTTGTCGTAGAAGAAAGCCATCGGGCCTGAATCCATCGGAAGGCTGTAGATCTTGCCTCCCTGATGAACCGCATTCCAGGTACCGGGGGTATAGAACCCGTCGTACCCCGAAACCTTGCTCGTGATGTCCTGAAGATGCTTGCCGATGACATATTGGGGAACCATGTTGTATTCAATCTGGGAGACATCAGGGGCACCGGATCCGGCCTGCAACGCGTTGTCGAGGGCGGTATAGTGCTTGGTGCCGGTGCCCACGTTCTGCAGCTTCACTTTGATGTTGGGATTCTTCTTTTCAAACAGAGGCACTACCTGCTTGAGCGTCGGTTCCCAGGCCCACACAGTAATCTCCGTCTTGCCGTTCGTACTTTCGTCAGCCTTGTTCGAGCCGCTGCCACACGCGGCCAGGCCGGAAAGCATGGCCACGGCTCCGAGAAATGCGATAGATTTTTTCATTATCCTGAACTTCATTGTTCTTCTCCTTTGACTTTGAAATAATGACCTCGACCGTCGTTTGCTTACATTGCTCTCTTTAATCTCCTTAATCCTCGCCAAGATGCTGTCAGAAAAAGACATCCTTGTCTGTAGCGATCAATCCACCGTTCTGTATGTGCATTCATAGCGAGCAGACGGCGCTGTCTCGATCCCTACGAGTGCCCACCTTACTCAGTAATTATAAAAAAACAAAATCTATCGTTGTAAAATAGCTCTTCATCGCCAACCGGTTGTTGGGAAACGCGGTACACGAAGGCGTGGAAGTACGAGCCACAATAACCCTATCTGCCGTCCATCAAGCGGGTCTGAGCGCTTCCGCAATATTCACTCGGCACCATTGCCGAAAAATCAACCGCTACAGAGCGAAACTGCTGCATGGCAGGTCATCAGGCCACCGTCGCCGCCCTGCCATCAGAGCATATAAAATGTTCCGCGAATCACGGAAACAATCATCCGGATTCGCGGAACATCATTATTGATGAAACCCAATAATCAGTGAAAACTACTTCTCCTTGACGGTGTAGCCCTGCTGCTTGGCATAATCGACCATGTTCTTCTGCCAGGCTGCGATGCCCTTGTCGATGGTGATCTTCTTATCGGTGAAGGCACCGCCGGCGTCATCGGCGAAGACACCGCGGGCATAGACCTCGAACGGCAGGAACTTGTAGCCAGGGATCACGTTCTTGGCGGCCTTGGCGAGCTCCTCGTTGAACTTCTGTCCGCCGAAGTACTCGTTGGGCTTGCCCTTGTCGTCGGTCATCGAGGTCATGTTCAGGAAGTCGCTGGAGGAAAGCGTGTCGTTGTCGGCAGGGAAAGCACCGCCATCGACGCGGGTCTTGATGCCTTCCTTGTTGTGGCAGGCATATTCCATGAACTTGTAAGCGGCCTTGGCCTTGGCGCTGTCCTTGGTCTTGATCAAAGCGAGCGAGGAACCGCCGTTCTCGGAGTTCTCGGTACCGCCCTTTTCCCAGGTCGGCATTTGCGCCACACGCCACTTGCCACTTGCCTGCGGAGCACCGGAAAGCAGGTTGTAGGGCATCCATGCGCCGGTGAGCAACGAGGCGATGGAGCCGTCGCCCAGGCCCTTGTTCCAATCGTCGGACCAGCCGGCGGTCTTGGTGTCGATCAGGTCTTCGTCGATGAGCTTCTGCTCGAAATCGGCCCACTTCTTGACCTTGTCGTTGCCGGTCAGATTGATGGTGACGGTCTTGCCGTCCTTGCTGGTCTCGAAAGGCTTCGCGCCCGCCTGCCAGGTCATCGAGTCGAAGAAGCCCGCATCGCCGGAATCGGAAGTGATGTAGTTGCCGGTGGCGCGAATCTTCTTGGCGGCCTCATAGAACTCGTCCCAGGTCGTCGGCACCTGGGTGACGCCGGCCTTGTCGAAAACCTCCTTGTTGTAGAAGAAGGCCATGGGGCCCGAGTCCATCGGCAGCGCGTAGACGCCGCCGTTGATATTGACCGAATTCCAGGTGCCCGGAGTGTAGAAGCTCTTGTAGCCGGAAGCACCCATATCCGAAAGGTTGGTCACATTGCCACGAATAACGTATTCAGGCAACGCGTAATATTCGATCTGCGCGGCATCAGGCGCGCCCTTGCCCGCGGACATCGCATTGTTGAGTGCGGTGTATTCCTTCTTGTTCGTTCCGGCATTGGTCACCTTCACGGTAATGTTCGGGTTGGCTTTCTCAAAGCCTTTCACCGTACGAGGCAACGTCGAATCCCAGGACCACACGAGAATCGAGGTCTTGCCGCCCTTCGACGAATCCGCAGAGGAATTGTTCGAACCGCCGCATGCCGCCAGCGGCACCAACATGGCGGCCGCCCCGACCATTGCGATTATTTGCTTACTGAACTTCATCGTTCTTTCTCCTTCCCCACATGCGCTAAAGCAAATGGAAATTCTTGTCGAACGTAACCAATCTTAAGATGCGCTAAATATCCATTCAAACTCGTAGAAGCCCGAAACAGATATCCGACAATCAGTCATTAAAATGATTGCGATAACATTCTTAATTATACTTCACATTTACACGGTTTGCAAAACCGTGCGTGAACGTTTTATGTTGTTTTACCCTCGTGAACCGCCTCAGGTCAAACGCGTTGCTTCTTCGTTGCCCGCCGCAGCCCGACGAGGGTTTATTGTCATCTGCGGATTTTCGTCATCCTTTCACTATGAGCAAACCATTCGGTGAGATCGAAGCGGCATCTCCCGCCTCTTCGACCTGTGCCAGCGAAGACACCATGACGTTCCCGTCGAACCTGACCTTCACATCGTCATCGCCACGGTTGAAATAGAAAACGAAACGACTGCGTCCGTCTTCACCGTCACGCTCTATGCGAAGCACCTTACCGGCATTCGGTTCGCAAGAACGGTCGATGCCCATCTCGCCAAGCACGTCGGGCAAGGAAAGCCGCAGACCCTCACGGCCCAATTTGCAGCCGATATAGGCGCACTTCCCCGAACCGAAGGGATTGACCACGATGGCGGGCACACCGTTCATGCCGGTGCGCCTGTCGGCCTGATAGGTCGCGAGCACGGAAGCCTGCGGCGAGGTCGAAGTGATCCAGTCGGCCATATCGTGCGCCACCGCGCCATTGCTCAGATCCAGATGGTCGAGAGTACCTGGGAAATCGTCGCCCATCGGCGCGAACTCTTCGCTTCGCACACCCACGACATCCTGAATCGAACCCGGATAGCCGCCCAGCCAGACGTGATCGCGTTCGTCGGAAATACCGGTATAGTACGTCACGAAGAGCTTCCCGCCATTCGACACGTAGTCATGCACACGTTGCGAATCGGCTTGGCTCAGCAGGTAGACGCACGGCAGCACAGCCGCTTCATACGTGTCCCAATCGCCTCTCATCGGCACCATGTCGGCGGTGATTCCCAAATCGGCGAAGGCCCGGAACCAGTCCAAAGGCTCGGTG
The window above is part of the Bifidobacterium sp. ESL0704 genome. Proteins encoded here:
- a CDS encoding extracellular solute-binding protein, which encodes MKFSKQIIAMVGAAAMLVPLAACGGSNNSSADSSKGGKTSILVWSWDSTLPRTVKGFEKANPNITVKVTNAGTNKKEYTALNNAMSAGKGAPDAAQIEYYALPEYVIRGNVTNLSDMGASGYKSFYTPGTWNSVNINGGVYALPMDSGPMAFFYNKEVFDKAGVTQVPTTWDEFYEAAKKIRATGNYITSDSGDAGFFDSMTWQAGAKPFETSKDGKTVTINLTGNDKVKKWADFEQKLIDEDLIDTKTAGWSDDWNKGLGDGSIASLLTGAWMPYNLLSGAPQASGKWRVAQMPTWEKGGTENSENGGSSLALIKTKDSAKAKAAYKFMEYACHNKEGIKTRVDGGAFPADNDTLSSSDFLNMTSMTDDKGKPNEYFGGQKFNEELAKAAKNVIPGYKFLPFEVYARGVFADDAGGAFTDKKITIDKGIAAWQKNMVDYAKQQGYTVKEK
- a CDS encoding sugar ABC transporter substrate-binding protein — translated: MKSRRHLKLLAAICSFLMLAATAACGTQDDRTVITVWSWEPGMQAEARDFEKANPDIRVVIKSTSGYDNLNSAIQDGYNVPDVVQLEYFALPQYAVSGQLRDITDATQDFGDNYTPGTWSSVHTNGRVYGVPMDSGPMAFFYNDDVFRQAGVDASQIHTWNDYYEAAKKLKAIGVYIAADSGDASFYNAMIWLNGGRPFHTTGDGKTVTVDLVDDTGTQNFSAFWQKMIDEGLINTQLNTWSDGWKNALACGSVASVFTGAWMPSLLLSDVPDGAGLWRVAPMPTADGTRTNSENGGSALAVLHFTRKPEAAMRFIRYVCLDRSGIAKRVDGGAFPADKATLNSHAFLTKTTIRDSRGIDIPYFGGQQFNRVLSHAAETVSVGYQYLPFEVYARGDFKTTVGQSYKWSTAARSVQNVQDRIDAGQTNPDGSSLTLPQDPGPKITLMEGIGLWQKDIKEYGTNQGFNLQ
- a CDS encoding extracellular solute-binding protein, translating into MKFRIMKKSIAFLGAVAMLSGLAACGSGSNKADESTNGKTEITVWAWEPTLKQVVPLFEKKNPNIKVKLQNVGTGTKHYTALDNALQAGSGAPDVSQIEYNMVPQYVIGKHLQDITSKVSGYDGFYTPGTWNAVHQGGKIYSLPMDSGPMAFFYDKEEFDKAGVDATQIKTWDDYYQAAKKLRAVGAYITSDSGDASMLETMSWLAGGRPFKLSADGSKIGINLTGDAGTKKFIDFWQKMISEDLIDTKTVAWSEDWFKGFVDGTIASQLTGAWMPANFANSAPAAAGKWRVLPMVTPDGSKVNAELGGSSLAVISTSKKADAAFKFIEFANHDREGIDARVDGGAFPSDVKTMKSSKFLNATTVKNSDGTPINYFGGEKYNAVLAEGAKLVHKGFQWTPFEVYTRAKFGDYMGKSFTQHQPLSTGLAAWQKNLKSYAKQQGFQVE